From one Catenuloplanes nepalensis genomic stretch:
- a CDS encoding AbfB domain-containing protein, whose translation MTERFALVLAARRGDRTALAELVAEHLPLVYNVIGRAVGAHADIDDAVRQTMHRVVRELPDLREPAVFRPWLLAHALRQATRVRRGGTRAPLPEDGDAPDPGADFVGLSIIRLGLSGQRRRLAEATRWLDGEHAIALSLWWLEAAGTIGRAESAAALRLSPADAGSRLDRMREQLDVTRALVSALRARPICPGLRLVTTDWDHRPGPAWRRRLVRHVDNCPVCSGLAAHHIPAERLISGLALVPVPNTLLAALHADGLLPEPAGTPVAFSRGTVYEPLELLAAPAEASLEPLPPVRRPSAVLVLAAVAALVVLVAGGALALTRAPDVPDTVPVAADLPRRTRPPSASDTPAPPAPPSPSASASASPSPSASPSPSASTSVAAAGIAEAAAAPPAAVPPAPASSAKPAVPGNPAKPAPAAPADERQSMRSVNHPDRYVRERGGYAMLDAVGESGATAFTVVPGLADARCLSLRLPDGRYLRHYDYRLRASRADDSALFRADATFCPQAGAVSGSVTLRSYNYPGHVVRHRNFALYIDRPDGSRAFTRDASFILG comes from the coding sequence GTGACAGAGCGGTTCGCCCTGGTGCTGGCGGCGCGTCGAGGTGACCGCACGGCGCTCGCGGAGCTCGTCGCCGAGCACCTCCCACTCGTCTACAACGTGATCGGCCGTGCCGTCGGCGCGCACGCGGACATCGACGACGCGGTCCGCCAGACCATGCACCGCGTCGTGCGGGAGCTTCCTGACCTGCGCGAACCCGCCGTGTTCCGGCCCTGGCTGCTGGCCCACGCGCTGCGTCAGGCCACCCGGGTCCGCCGTGGCGGCACCCGCGCGCCGCTGCCCGAGGACGGCGACGCGCCGGACCCGGGCGCGGACTTCGTCGGCCTGAGCATCATCCGGCTCGGCCTCTCGGGCCAGCGGCGGCGCCTGGCCGAGGCGACCCGCTGGCTCGACGGCGAGCACGCGATCGCGCTGTCGCTGTGGTGGCTGGAGGCGGCCGGCACGATCGGCCGGGCCGAGTCCGCGGCCGCGCTACGCCTGTCCCCGGCGGACGCGGGCTCGCGCCTCGACCGGATGCGCGAGCAGCTGGACGTCACCCGTGCGCTGGTCAGCGCGCTGCGGGCGCGCCCGATCTGCCCGGGACTGCGGCTGGTCACCACGGACTGGGACCACCGGCCCGGCCCGGCCTGGCGAAGGCGTTTGGTCCGGCATGTGGACAACTGCCCGGTCTGTTCCGGCCTGGCCGCGCATCACATCCCGGCGGAGCGGCTGATCAGCGGGCTCGCGCTGGTCCCGGTGCCGAACACGCTGCTCGCCGCGCTGCACGCGGACGGCCTGCTTCCGGAGCCGGCCGGCACGCCGGTCGCGTTCTCCCGCGGCACGGTCTACGAGCCGCTCGAACTGCTCGCCGCGCCGGCCGAGGCAAGCCTGGAACCCCTTCCGCCGGTACGCCGTCCGTCCGCCGTCCTGGTGCTCGCGGCCGTCGCCGCCCTGGTGGTGCTGGTGGCCGGCGGCGCGCTGGCGCTGACCCGCGCGCCGGACGTCCCGGACACGGTCCCGGTCGCGGCCGACCTGCCGCGCCGCACCCGCCCACCGTCCGCATCGGACACCCCGGCGCCACCGGCCCCGCCGTCGCCCTCGGCGTCCGCGTCGGCCTCGCCGTCACCGTCCGCCTCGCCGTCACCGTCGGCATCGACGTCCGTCGCCGCGGCCGGCATCGCCGAGGCCGCCGCCGCACCGCCCGCCGCGGTCCCGCCCGCGCCGGCCTCGTCGGCCAAGCCGGCCGTGCCCGGCAACCCCGCGAAACCGGCGCCCGCCGCCCCGGCCGACGAGCGGCAGTCGATGCGCTCGGTCAACCACCCGGATCGGTACGTGCGGGAGCGCGGCGGCTACGCCATGCTCGACGCGGTCGGCGAGTCCGGCGCGACCGCGTTCACCGTGGTCCCCGGCCTGGCCGACGCGCGCTGCCTGTCTCTGCGCCTGCCGGACGGCCGCTACCTGCGGCACTACGACTACCGGCTGCGCGCGTCCCGGGCCGACGACAGCGCGCTGTTCCGTGCGGATGCCACGTTCTGCCCGCAGGCCGGCGCGGTCTCCGGCTCGGTCACGCTGCGCTCCTACAACTACCCCGGCCACGTGGTCCGGCACCGGAACTTCGCGCTCTACATCGACCGCCCGGACGGCTCCCGCGCCTTCACCCGCGACGCCTCTTTCATCCTCGGCTGA
- a CDS encoding STAS domain-containing protein — translation MGFGARTSGGPARTVVTLDGECDLAVREELTAALLAAVAAARTVVVDLTHVTFIDSTGVHSLVTAYHAAQAGGGRLHVANARGPVATVLDLTGVGELLAEPAAGSGDTGV, via the coding sequence ATGGGTTTCGGGGCGCGGACATCCGGCGGTCCCGCGCGGACGGTGGTCACGCTCGACGGCGAGTGCGATCTGGCGGTGCGCGAGGAACTGACCGCGGCGTTGCTGGCCGCGGTGGCGGCCGCCCGGACCGTGGTGGTGGATCTGACGCACGTCACGTTCATCGACTCGACCGGCGTGCACAGTCTGGTCACCGCCTACCACGCGGCGCAGGCCGGCGGCGGGCGGCTGCACGTGGCGAACGCGCGCGGTCCGGTCGCCACCGTGCTCGACCTGACCGGCGTCGGCGAGCTCCTGGCCGAGCCGGCCGCCGGGTCCGGTGACACCGGTGTCTGA
- a CDS encoding ATP-binding protein → MSDDWRMLYAVAADLTALRAFVSTRAAVLGLSEERTELLVLAVSELATNTLQHTGSGGEVTLRTDRGRLVCDVTDSAHDGGATPVLGRPMPPAGALRGRGLAIVEHICDEVETIVISGATRVRIHLDL, encoded by the coding sequence GTGTCTGACGACTGGCGCATGCTCTACGCGGTCGCCGCCGACCTGACGGCGCTGCGCGCGTTCGTGTCCACGCGCGCCGCCGTGCTCGGCCTCTCCGAGGAGCGCACCGAGCTGCTGGTCCTGGCCGTGAGCGAGCTCGCGACGAACACGTTGCAGCACACCGGTTCCGGCGGCGAGGTCACGCTCCGCACCGACCGCGGCCGCCTGGTCTGCGACGTCACGGACAGCGCGCACGACGGCGGCGCCACCCCGGTCCTCGGCCGCCCGATGCCACCGGCGGGCGCGCTTCGCGGCCGCGGCCTCGCCATCGTCGAGCACATCTGCGACGAGGTCGAGACGATCGTCATCTCCGGCGCCACCCGCGTCCGCATCCACCTCGACCTGTAG
- a CDS encoding PP2C family protein-serine/threonine phosphatase yields the protein MADDGAPAPEQAAAIVQEILAGLPAGCSWLVPVTGPDGAVTDFRIAAAGGQVPDIYNRGTARRDRTVAGLYPTMIGGPLWQLYLHVLETGEPGELPDFVYDQAESGVVARSVFTISVRPMLGGLLVVWQREDEQLRRLTNTELLGSLGWTEYDLHTGRTEWSPGMYPVFGRDPADGPLSRMEQAALMLPEDRGLAETAWQTLDSGATSDVTVRFRVGDAIKHLRILADTARDGAGKPIKIYAVVQDVTARVDTRSEIERLGDQLRTREMTALAEHRLAGQLQNMIQPVPREPFPLAGLEAMVSYLPAERAVLVGGDWYHAQTLPDGLVALAVGDVAGHGLDAASGMAHLRFALVAWLSIGLRDPGVLMHHLNRLCLQLRITGTAVIAVFDPATRVLRWARAGHPAPLLSRCGATTELERPHGLLLGAVDDADYPECTPELSPDDVILFYTDGLVERRAGDPAAQFRRVRDALAAAGPDLPRVHATLNEPSTFDDTCTLAVRVLPS from the coding sequence ATGGCTGACGACGGCGCGCCTGCCCCGGAGCAGGCCGCTGCGATCGTCCAGGAGATTCTCGCCGGCCTGCCCGCGGGCTGCTCCTGGCTCGTGCCGGTCACCGGCCCGGACGGCGCCGTCACCGACTTCCGGATCGCCGCGGCCGGCGGTCAGGTGCCGGACATCTACAACCGTGGCACCGCCCGCCGGGACCGCACCGTGGCCGGGCTCTACCCCACCATGATCGGCGGGCCACTCTGGCAGCTCTACCTGCACGTGCTGGAGACCGGCGAGCCCGGCGAGCTGCCCGACTTCGTCTACGACCAGGCGGAGTCCGGCGTGGTCGCCCGCTCCGTCTTCACGATCAGCGTCCGGCCGATGCTCGGCGGCCTGCTGGTGGTCTGGCAGCGCGAGGACGAGCAGCTGCGCCGGCTCACCAACACCGAGCTGCTCGGCAGCCTCGGCTGGACGGAGTACGACCTGCACACCGGCCGGACCGAGTGGTCCCCGGGGATGTACCCGGTCTTCGGCCGGGACCCGGCCGACGGTCCGCTGTCCCGGATGGAGCAGGCCGCGCTGATGCTCCCGGAGGACCGCGGGCTGGCCGAGACCGCGTGGCAGACGCTCGACAGCGGCGCCACCTCGGACGTGACCGTGCGGTTCCGGGTCGGCGACGCCATCAAGCACCTGCGGATCCTGGCCGACACCGCACGGGACGGCGCGGGCAAGCCGATCAAGATCTACGCGGTGGTGCAGGACGTGACCGCGCGCGTCGACACGCGCTCCGAGATCGAGCGGCTCGGCGACCAGCTGCGGACCCGCGAGATGACCGCGCTCGCCGAGCACCGTCTCGCCGGCCAGCTGCAGAACATGATCCAGCCGGTGCCGCGCGAGCCGTTCCCGCTGGCCGGCTTGGAGGCGATGGTCAGCTACCTGCCCGCCGAGCGCGCGGTCCTGGTCGGCGGCGACTGGTACCACGCGCAGACACTCCCCGACGGCCTGGTCGCGCTCGCGGTCGGCGACGTCGCCGGCCACGGCCTCGACGCGGCCAGCGGCATGGCCCACCTGAGGTTCGCGCTGGTCGCCTGGCTGTCCATCGGCCTGCGCGACCCGGGCGTGCTGATGCATCACCTCAACCGGCTCTGCCTCCAGCTGCGCATCACCGGCACCGCCGTGATCGCGGTCTTCGATCCGGCGACGCGCGTCCTCCGGTGGGCCCGGGCCGGCCATCCCGCGCCGCTGCTGTCCCGGTGCGGCGCCACCACCGAACTGGAGCGCCCGCACGGCCTGCTGCTCGGCGCCGTCGACGACGCGGACTACCCGGAGTGCACGCCGGAGCTGTCGCCGGACGACGTGATCCTCTTCTACACGGACGGCCTGGTCGAGCGCCGCGCCGGCGACCCGGCCGCCCAGTTCCGCCGGGTCCGCGACGCGCTCGCCGCGGCCGGCCCGGACCTGCCCCGCGTGCACGCGACCCTCAACGAACCCAGCACCTTCGACGACACCTGCACACTCGCGGTCCGCGTGCTGCCTTCCTGA
- a CDS encoding S1 family peptidase, translating into MRLSRLIAAAGLVIAGLLAPSAAVAAPAPEPDFGIQVVNGRPATENYSFMVYVSGCTGSLIKNNWAVTAAHCPTPSTVRVGSVNRTSGGTVVAVTRAITHPRIDVKLLQLGSAVSYAPAPIPTASGAVGTATRIIGWGQTCPTRGCGSTPTVANELDTSIVADSRCSSIDAAYEICTNNTNGNAGACYGDSGGPQVRSVGGRWELIGVTSRAGNNSATCATAPSIYGDLPSIRAWVNTQVGGLPA; encoded by the coding sequence ATGCGCCTCTCTCGCCTCATAGCCGCCGCCGGTCTGGTGATCGCCGGTCTGCTCGCGCCGTCCGCTGCCGTGGCGGCGCCCGCGCCGGAACCGGACTTCGGCATCCAGGTCGTCAACGGGCGGCCGGCCACCGAGAACTACTCGTTCATGGTCTACGTGTCCGGTTGCACCGGCTCGCTGATCAAGAACAACTGGGCCGTCACGGCCGCACACTGCCCCACCCCTTCGACGGTACGTGTCGGAAGCGTCAACCGGACCAGCGGCGGCACGGTCGTCGCCGTGACCCGCGCGATCACCCACCCGCGGATCGACGTCAAGCTGCTGCAGCTCGGCTCCGCGGTCTCCTACGCGCCCGCGCCGATCCCCACGGCGTCCGGCGCGGTCGGCACCGCCACCCGGATCATCGGCTGGGGCCAGACCTGCCCCACCCGGGGCTGCGGCTCCACGCCCACGGTCGCGAACGAGCTGGACACCTCGATCGTGGCGGACAGCCGGTGCTCCAGCATCGACGCCGCGTACGAGATCTGCACGAACAACACGAACGGCAACGCGGGCGCCTGCTACGGCGACTCCGGTGGCCCGCAGGTCCGCAGCGTCGGTGGGCGCTGGGAACTGATCGGCGTCACCAGCCGGGCCGGCAACAACAGCGCCACCTGCGCCACCGCGCCGTCCATCTACGGTGACCTGCCGTCGATCCGCGCCTGGGTCAACACGCAGGTCGGCGGTCTCCCCGCCTGA